The following DNA comes from Streptomyces globosus.
AGGTCGCCGAGGGCGACGTCATCCTCCTCGCCGACCGGGGAGTGCAGGGACACGGGCTCCTGGGCGAGCCGCAGCACCTCCACGACCCGCTCGGGCGTCAGCTCCAGGTGGACGGCGACCTCTTCGGCGGTGGGCTCGTATCCGCGCTCCTGGAGCATGCGCCGCTGCACGCGGACTACGCGGTTGATCAGCTCCACGACGTGGACGGGCACGCGGATGGTGCGCGCCTGGTCGGCGAGGGCGCGCGACATGGCCTGCCGGATCCACCACGTGGCGTAGGTGGAGAACTTGTAGCCGCGGGTGTAGTCGAACTTCTCAACGGCCCGGATCAGGCCGAGGTTCCCCTCCTGGACGAGGTCGAGCATGGTGAGGCCGCGGCCGACGTAGCGCTTGGCGACGGAGACGACGAGCCTCAGGTTCGACTCGATGAGGCGGCGCTTGGCCATGCGCCCCATGACGACGAGCTTGTCCAGGTCGAGGGCGAGCCTCAGGTCGAGGCCGGGGTCGCCGGCGAGCTTCTCCTCGGCGAACAGGCCGGCTTCGACACGCCGGGCGAGCTCGACCTCCTCGGCGGCGGTGAGCAGCGGGATCCTGCCGATCTCGCGGAGGTACTGGCGGAACAGGTCCGCGGAGGGCCCGGTCGCGGCGCTCTCGGCGCGCCGCTGGTCCGGGACGTGCTCGAGGGGTTCCGGCGCCTCGGGCTCTTCGCCGGCGTCCTCGAACCCGGTGCCGGGCCCGGCTGCCGGCTCCTTGTCGGGCTCCTCGGCCGCGGGGGCCCCGGTCTCTCCGGCGGGCGGGCTCGCGTTGACGGTCGGGATCCGGGTCTGCACGGGGGCGACCTCCAGGGCTCCGAGGACGGTGGCACCGCACCTCAGTGTGGAGTACGGCACACGGCCGCCACGAGGGGCGTGCGGGCACTTTCTGAGTCCGGTGCGTGACCGGATGGTTACCCGCTGCGGGGAACGCCGATGCGGATCGGACTGATGTCCGACGGATCGCCCGTCGGCCCCGGCACCTCCCGGGCCCCGCGGCTGCCCGCGGCGCCGGTGTCAGCCGAGCGGCTCGACGCGGACCGCGCACACCTTGAACTCGGGCATCCGGGAGGTCGGGTCGAGCGCCGGATTGGTCAGCGTGTTGGCGCGCCCCTCCCCCGGCCAGTGGAACGGCATGAAGACCGTGTCGGCGCGGATGGAGTCCGTGATGCGGGCGGGGGCGACGGCCCTGCCCCGGCGGGAGGTGACGGCGAGCGGGGTGCCCTCGACGGCGCCCAGGCGGGCCGCGAGCCGCGGGTGCAGTTCCACGAACGGGCCGGGGGCTGCGGCGTTCAGCTCGTCGACGCGGCGGGTCTGCGCCCCGGACTGGTACTGGGCGACGACACGGCCGGTGGTCAGCAGGATCGGGTAGTCGGCGTCGGGGAGTTCGGCCGCGTCCCGGTGGGAGACGGGGGCGAAGCGGGCGCGCCCGTCCTCGGTGGCGAACCGGTCGAGGAACAGCCGTGGCTGCCCGGCGGAGCCCTGCGGGCAGGGCCAGAAGACGCCCTGTTCGGCCTCGATGCGGGCGTAGGTGATGCCGGAGTAGTCGGCGGGCCCGCCGGCGGAGGCCCGCCGCAGCTCCTCGAAGACCTCCTCGGCGGCCGTGGGGAAGCCCTTCTCGACGCCGAGGCGGGCGGCGAGGCCGTGCAGCACCTCCAGGTCGCTGCGCACGCCCGGCGGCGCGGTCAGGGCGCGGCGGCGCAGCAGGACGCGGCCTTCGAGGTTGGTGGTGGTGCCGGTCTCCTCGGCCCACTGGGTGACGGGCAGGACGACGTCGGCGAGGGCGGCCGTCTCGGAGAGGACGACGTCCGCGACGGCGAGGAAGTCCAGGGAGCGGATGCGGTCCTCGACGTGGGCGGCGCGGGGCGCGGAGACGACCGGGTTGGAGCCCATGAGGAGCAGGGCCCGGACGTCGGTGCCGAGCGCGTCGAGGAGTTCGTAGGCGCTGCGGCCCGGACCGGGCAGGGAGTCCGGGTCGACGCCCCACACGGACGCGACGTGGGCGCGGGCCGCCGGGTCGGTCAGCTTGCGGTAGCCGGGGAGCTGGTCGGCCTTCTGGCCGTGCTCGCGGCCGCCCTGGCCGTTGCCCTGGCCGGTGAGGCAGCCGTAGCCGGAGTGGGGGCGGCCGGCCCGGCCGGTGGCCAGGCACAGGTTGATCCAGGCGCCGACGGTGTCGGTCCCCTTCGACTGCTGCTCGGGGCCGCGGGCGGTGAGGACCATCGCCGAGGACGGGGCGCAGAACAGGGACACCGCCTCGCGGAGCTTCGGCACGGGGACGCCGGTGATCCGCTCCACCAGCTCCGGCCAGTGCGCCATGGCCGCGGCCCGCGCCTCCTCCCAGCCGGTGGTGCGCTCCGCGATGAACGCGTCGTCGGTGCGGCCTTCGGCGACGACCAGGTGCAGCAGGCCGAGCGCGAGGGCGAGGTCGGTGCCGGGGCGGGGGGCCAGGTGCAGGTCGGCCTGTTCGGCGGTGCGGGTGCGGCGCGGGTCGACGACGATCAGGGTGCCGCCGTTGGCCTTGAGCTCGGTGAAGTAGCGCAGGGCCGGCGGCATGGTCTCGGCCGGGTTGGAGCCGACGAGGATCACGCAGCCGGTGCGCGGGATGTCCTCCAGCGGGAACGGCAGCCCCCGGTCCAGCCCGAAGGCCCGCTGGTGGGCGGCCGCGGCCGAGGACATGCAGAACCGGCCGTTGTAGTCGATCTGCGAGGTGCGCAGGGCAATGCGGGCGAACTTGCCGAGCGCGTACGCCTTCTCGTTGGTGAGCCCGCCCCCGCCGAACACGCCGACGGCGTCGGGCCCGTGTGCGTCCCGGGTCCGGGCGAGGCCGGCGGCGACGGCGTCGAGGGCCTCCTCCCAGGTGGCCGGCTCCAGCTGCCCGGCGCGGGAGCGGACGAGCGGCTCGGTCAGGCGGACCCGGGAGGAGAGCACGGCGGGCGCGGTGCGGCCCTTGCCGCACAGGGCGCCCCGGTTGACGGGGAACTCCGCCCGTTCCTCCACCGCCGCCCCCGCCCCGTCCGGCGCGGGGCGCAGGTTCATCCCGCACTGGAGGGCGCAGTAGGGGCAGTGCGTGGCGGTGGCGGCGTCGGGCGTGTGCATACGGCCAGCCTGCGCCGTCGGTGTTACACGGGCCGCCGCCTCCGGTTACACCTCCCGTACGGGCGCCTCAGCGCCCCGCCCGCCCCCCGGTGAGGCGATGCCCCCGGCCCCGCCGGTGACGACCACGGCCTTGCCGCCGAGATCCACCACAGCCACGCTCTCCCCCTGCCCTCCCCGGCGGCCGGCCGCTCCGGCGACGTGCGCTCCCGCCGGGTCGGCCGGGCCCGGAGCGCCGCGTCAGTGGCGCAGAGCCCCCAGGGCCTGCGACACCCCGTGCTCCCTCGGGCCCAGGAAGCGCGGCGCCGGCTGCAACGCCGCGTCCAGGGCTGCCTTGCCCGCCGCGAACACCTCGCGCGCGCCGCCGTAGTACCAGGTGAGGTCGTGCTCGTCGGGCACGCCGACCCCGTACGACTCGACACCCGCCGCCTCGCACAGGGCGACGGCCCTGCGTATGTGGAAGCCCTGGCTGATCAGCACGGCCCGCTCCACCCCGAATATCCTCCGGGCCCGTACGCACGAGTCCCACGTGTCGAACCCGGCGTAGTCGCTGACGATCCGCTCCTCCGGCACCCCGTGCGCCGTCAGGTACGTGCGCATCGCGCTCGGCTCGTCGTACTCGGTGCGGCTGTTGTCCCCGGTGACGAGGACAACCCTGACCTTCCCGGTCCGGTACAGCTCGGCCGCCGCGTCGAGCCGGCGGGCCAGGTACGGGGTGGGCCGGCCGTTCCACAGCCCCGCCCCGAACACGACCGCGACGTCGGCCGAAGGGCTGTCCGCCGTGCCGTGCAGCCGGTCCGCGGCCACCGCGTGCGTCCACGCCGAGGGCAGGAGCGCCAGGACACAGCCCGCCATCACCGCCTGCACGGCCCGCCGCCGCCCCCGCACCCCGCGCGGCAGCCCCGCCCGCAGGCGCGCGGCAGCACCTGCCGCCCGCGCCGCCGCCCACCTGCCGATCCGACGCGCGACCCTTCCCATGCCCCTGCCCCAGCCCTTCGTCCTGCCCGTTCCACTGCCCTCGGCCGTTTCCATGGCCCTGCCCCTCCCGATGCCCGCACCCACAACCCTGCCCCTTCCCATCCCGCCCCGACCCGCCCCGCCCTGCCCTGCCCTGCGCTGTCCCGGCCTGCCCCGGCCTGCCCCGGCCCTGCCGCCCTGGTGGAGCCGCGGACCGCGCGCCGTTCGCACGGATTGACGAACCGGCCCGGCGCCCGAGTTCCACCCACCCCCTCTTTCACTCGTACGAATGACCGAGTGAGTTCCCTTGAAAGCCCCCGTCACGACGGCGCAACGCCGGCGCAACCTGCACCCCCCAGGATCGGAGGCACGACGGACCCGGCGGACCGGTGCATTCCCTCCGGGTCCCCTCACGCCCGCTCCCCCGCCCCCCGCCGCGGGCCCGGCCCCACGGAGCCACGCATGCAGCCCACCCTCGTCGCCGTCGCCCACGGCAGCCGCGACCCGCGCGCCCTCCCCGCCGTGCAGGCCCTCCTCGCCCGCGTCCGCGAACTGCGCCCCGGCCTCGACGTCCGCCTCGGCCACGTCGAGCTGAACCGGCCCCTCCTCCCCGACACGCTGCGCCACACCGCCGGCCCGGCCGTCCTCGTGCCCCTGCTCCTCAGCCGCGGCCACCACGTCAAACGCGATCTCCCGGAGGCGGCCGCCGGCCATGCCGACGCCCGCGTGGCCGCCCCGCTCGGCCCGCACCCGCTGCTCGTCGAGGCCCTGTACGACCGCCTCCACGAGGCCGGCTGGCATCCGGCCCGCCACACCGCGGCCGTCCTCGCCGCCGCCGGATCCCGCGACCCGGACGCCGCGGCCGACACGCGCCGCACCGCCGCCCTGCTCTCCGAGCGCCTCGGCGGCGTCCCCGTCCTCCCGGCCTACGCCTCCGCCGCCCCGCCCGCGGTCGCCGACGCGGTCCGTGCGCTCACCGCCCGCGGCCACCGCCGGATCGCCGTGGCCTCGTACTTCACCGCGCCCGGCCGGTTCGCCGCGCAGAGCGCCGCCGCCGCGACCGGCCCCGCCGCAGCCCCGCTCGGCGACCACCCCGCCCTGGCCCGCCTGGTACTCCGGCGCTACGACGAGGCGCTCGCCCTGCCGCGGCCGCGGACCGCGCCGGCGCCGCTCCTGGTGCCGGCCTCCGCATGAGGGACTCGGGTGCGGATTGCTCCGATTGTCGGTGTCTCCGGTTAACGTCTCAGCATGGAAGGCATGGCAGGCACCGCACCCGTCCGTCCGCGCGGCTCCGGCGAGCCGCAGAACACCCCCGGCCCGCAGGATCCACCCGCCCGCAGCGAACCGGCCCCGCCCTACGTCCCGGCCGACACCGAGCGCTGGGTCCCGGAGCCCGACAAGCGCCCCGGCCGGACCGCCTTCCAGCGCGACCGGGCCCGCGTCCTGCACTCCGCCGCACTGCGCCGCCTCGCCGGGAAGACCCAGGTCGTCACCCCGGGCAGCCGCTCGTACGACTGGGACGCCAGCCCCCGCACCCGCCTGACGCACTCGCTGGAGTGCGCCCAGGTGGGCCGCGAGCTCGGCGCGGCGCTCGGCTGCGACCCGGACCTCGTCGAGGCGGCCTGCCTCTCCCACGACATGGGCCACCCGCCGTTCGGGCACAACGGCGAGGAGGCCCTCAACGAGTTCGCCGCGGACTGCGGCGGCTTCGAGGGCAACGCCCAGTCGCTGCGCCTGCTGACCCGGCTGGAGCCCAAGCGGTTCACCGCCGACCGGGAGACCGGCGCCCCCGTCAGCGTCGGGCTCAACCTCACCCGGGCCAGCCTTGACGCGGCGACCAAGTACCCGTGGCCGCGCGGCGGCCACCCCGCCGATCCCGGCTCGGTGAAGTTCGGGGCGTACGAGGACGACCTGCCTGTCTTCGAGTGGCTGCGGCGCGGCGCCCCCGCCGACCGCAAGTGCTTCGAGGCACAGGTCATGGACTGGTCCGACGACGTCGCCTACTCCGTCCACGACTTCGAGGACGGCCTGCACGCCGGGCACGTCGACCCCAACCTCCTCTTCGCCGAACCCGAGCGCTCGGCGATCGCCCGGGTCGCCATCGGCCGGTACGTGCCCGCCGACACGGACCCGCAGGAGCTGCTGGAGTCGCTGGACCGGCTGATGGAACAGGAGTGGTGGCCGCACGGCTACGACGGCTCGGCTGTCGCCCAGGCCCGCCTGAAGGACGCCACGAGCCAGCTGATCGGCCGGTTCTGCCTGGCCGCCGAGGGCGCGACAAGGAAGGCGTACGGCTCCGGCCGGCTGACCCGGTACGCGGCCGAGCTGGTCGTCCCCCGCGAGGCCCGCACCGAGTGCGCGGTCCTCAAATCGGTCGCCGACCTGTACGTGATGCAGCGCGCCGAGCAGGAGCGGCTGCGGGCCGAGCAGCGCATCGTCCTGGCCGAACTCGCCGAGGCCCTGCTGGCCCGTGCGCCCGACGGGCTGGATCCGCAGTTCCGGGCGATCTTCGACACCGCCGCGGACGACCGGGGGCGCAAACGCGCGGTCATCGACCAGATCGCCTCCCTGACCGACGCATCCGCGCGCTCCCTGCACGCCAGGCTCACCCGGCGCACGCGCCGCACTGCGGGGTGATCCGATCGGGCCACTCCCCCTTCACGCGGCCCGCTCGGTGCGGGACCCTCGCAGGTGCTCGCAAGTGGCGCTGAGGTTATGAGGAGGCATCAGGTGGTCGACGCACACAGGACGTTCGTCATCGTCGGCGCGGGACTGGCCGGGGCCAAGGCGGCGGAGGCGCTGCGGTCCGAGGGGTTCAGGGGGCGGGTCATCCTGATCGGTGACGAGCGCGACCACCCGTACGAGCGGCCCCCGCTCTCCAAGGGCTACCTCCAGGGCAAGGAGGAGCGCGACAGCGTCTTCGTCCACGAGCCGTCCTGGTACGCGCGCGCCGACATCGAGCTGCACCTCGGCCAGCCCGCCGTGCACCTGGACCGGGCCGCCCGCAAGGTGGTCCTCGGCGACGGCACCGCCGTGCACTACGACAAGCTGCTGCTCGCCACGGGCGCCGAGCCGCGCCGCCTCGACATCCCCGGCACCGGCCTGGCCGGCGTGCACCACCTGCGCCGGCTGTCCCACGCCGAGCGGCTGCGCGGCGTCCTGGCGACCCTGGGCAGGGACAACGGGCACCTGCTGATCGCGGGGGCCGGCTGGATCGGCCTGGAGGTCGCGGCGGCGGCCCGCGGCTACGGGGCCGAGGTGACCGTGGTGGAGCCGCTGGCGACGCCGCTGCACGCGGTGCTCGGTCCGGAGATCGGGCGGCTCTTCGGCGACCTGCACGCCGAGAACGGCGTCCGCTTCCACTTCGGGGCACGGCTCACCGAGATCGTCGGCCAGGACGGGATGGTGCTGGCCGTCCGCACCGACGACGGCGAGGAGCACCCGGCGCACGCGGTGCTCGCCGCGATCGGGGCCGCGCCGCGCACCGCGCTCGCCGAGGCCGCCGGGCTGGCGCTGGTGGACCGGGAGCACGGCGGCGGCATCGCCGTGGACGCCTCGCTGCGCACCTCCGACCCGGATATCCACGCCGCCGGCGACGTGGCGGCCGCCCACCACCCCCTGCTGGGGACCCGGCTGCGCGTGGAGCACTGGGCGAACGCGCTCAACGGCGGCCCGGCCGCCGCGCGGGCGATGCTGGGGCAGGAGGTCTCGTACGACAGGGTGCCGTACTTCTTCTCCGACCAGTACGACGTCGGCATGGAGTACTCCGGATACGCCCCGGTGGGCGGCTACGACCAGGTCCTGATCCGCGGCGACGCCGCCCGGCGCGAGTTCATCGCCTTCTGGCTGTCGCAGGGCCGGGTGCTCGCCGGGATGAACGTCAACGTGTGGGACGTCACCGGCCACATCCAGGCCCTGATCAGGTCGAAGGCGGTCGTCGACCGCGAGGCGCTGGCGGACCCGTCCGTCCCGCTGGCCTCCCTGGTTCCGGGCGAGGGCGCCTGAGGGATTCGCGGCGCCCCGCCGTAGACTTCACGGGTGGCAGGACGGATCAACGACGACGACGTGAAGGCGGTACGGGACGCGGTCCCGATCGACGCCGTGGTCTCCGACTACCTCCAACTGCGCAACGCGGGCGGCGGCAACCTCAAGGGCCTGTGCCCCTTCCACGACGAGAAGTCCCCGTCCTTCCAGGTCAGCCCGAGCAAGGGGCTCTACCACTGCTTCGGCTGCCAGGCGGGCGGGGACACCCTCGACTTCATCATGAAGATCGACCACCTGTCGTTCTCGGAGGCGGTCGAGCGGCTGGCGGCCCAGGCCGGCATCACCCTGCGCTACGAGGAGGGCGGCTACACCGCGGGCACCAGCGGCCGCGGCGAGCGGATCCGGCTGGTCGAGGCCCACAAGGCCGCGGCCCAGTTCTACATCGACCAGCTCGGCGGCCCGGAGGCGGAGATCGCCCGCCGCTTCCTGGCCGAGCGCGGCTTCGACCAGGCCGCGGCCGAGCACTTCAGCGTGGGCTACAGCCCGGCCGGCTGGGACCACCTGACCCGCTTCCTGCGCGGCCGCGGCTTCACCGACCGCGAGCTGATCACCTCGGGCCTCGCCCAGGACAGCCGCAGCGGCAAGCCCATCGACCGCTTCCGCGGCCGCCTGATGTGGCCGATCCGCGACATCAGCGGCGAGGTCGTCGGCTTCGGCGCGCGCAAGCTCCGCGACGACGACAACGGCCCGAAGTACCTGAACACGCCGGAGACCCCGATCTACCGGAAGTCCCAGGTCCTGTACGGCATCGACCTGGCCAAGAAGGAGATCGCGAAGACCTCGCGCGCCGTCGTCGTCGAGGGCTACACCGACGTGATGGCCTGCCACCTGGCGGGCGTGACGACCGCGATCGCGACCTGCGGCACCGCGTTCGGCGGCGACCACGTCAAGATCCTGCGCCGACTGCTGATGGACAACGCCACCGCCGAGGTGATCTTCACCTTCGACGGCGACGAGGCCGGGCAGAAGGCCGCGCTGCGCGCCTTCGAGGACGACCAGAAGTTCGCCGCCGAGACCTCGATCGCGATCACGCCCGGCGGCATGGACCCCTGCGACCTGCGCCTCGCGCAGGGCGACGGGGCGGTGGCGTCGCTGGTGGAGTCGCGGACCCCGCTGTTCGAGTTCGCGCTGCGGCACATCGTCTCCCGGCACAACCTGGAGAACCCGGCCGGCCGGGCGGCCGCCCTCGACGAGGCGGCCCCGGTCGTCGCCAACATCAAGAACATCGCCATCCAGCACGAGTCGGCGGTCCAGCTGGCGGGCATGCTCGGCATCCGCGACGAGCAGTTCGTCGTGAAGCGGGTCGCGCAGCTCGCGCGCTGGGCCCGCGAACGCGGCGGCCGGCCGAACGGCGACGGCCCCGGCCCCAGGCCGGCCTCGCCAAGGCGCCCGTACGAGGCCGTGCCCGCGCCGGCGGCGCCCGCCGGCGGGCCCGCGCTGAACCTGCGCAGCCCCGCGCACCGCACCGAGCGCGAACTGCTCAAGCTGGCCCTGCAGCGCCCGGAGCTGGTCTCGCCCGCGTTCGACGCGTACGGGGTGGACGAGTTCACCGCCCCGCCGTACGCGGCGGTCCGGCAGGCCGTCCAGGACGCGGGCGGCGCCTCCGCCGGCGGGGACGGCTACCTGGCCCGGGTCCGGGATGCCGCGCCGAACGACACGGTCCGCGCCCTCGTCACCGAACTCGCCGTGGAGGCCATCCACTCCAGGACGGTGGACGAGGTGTACGCCGGCGTCCAGCTGGTCCAGGTCCGGCTGCGCGCGGTCGACCGCCGGGTCCACGAGATCACGGGCACCATGGCCCGCATGGGCCCGCACGCCCCGCCGGAGCAGCTGGCGGCCGTGCAGGAGGAGCTGTGGGTGCTCCAGCAGTACGCGCAGCGCCTGCGCAACCGCGGCGCCGAAGGCCTGTGAAGCCCGCCTTCAGCGGCTGAGCCAGTCCCCGCCCGGTATCCGGGTGCCCGACTTCCGCAGCCGCCGGGCCAGCGGCGCGGCCGCCAGGTACACCCAGGCCGCGGTGCGGGTGCCGTCGGGGCGGAGCGCGTCGCAGCGGACCCGGTCGTACAGGTTCCGCGGCAGCCCGGGGCCGTGGTACTCCTCCAGCCGGTCCAGTTCGGCCAGCAGCGCCCCGTACGCGCCCGGCGCCGCCGTGACCAGCTCGCCGACGACGTGGGCCCCCGGGTGCCGGACGGCGTACGGGTAGCCGGGGCCGTCGTACAGCTCGGCGCCGGGCAGCCGGGCGGGCTCCTCGGCCGCGGTGCGGCCGCGCAGGAACACCGCGTGGTTGGCCTCGCCGGGGCGCAGGGTCCCGTACACGAAGAACGGCAGCTCGGCGGCGGTGGCCGGCGGGCGGACCGCATGCGGGTCCTCGGGCCGGACGGACGGGCTCACTGGGCCTCCCTCGGGTGCGGCGGACGGGGACGGGGACGTGGCCGGGCGGGCCGCGTCTTCGGCGGCGGCCCGCGCGGTCCCGGCCGGGCCGCCTCCACGGTACGCACCGCGGCCCGGGCCCGGAACGGGGGTTCCGGCTCCGTGTCACCCGGACGGCGCCCGTACGGTACCCGTCGCCCGTTCGGCCCAGCCCCCGGCCCGTGACCAGCGCGGACGCCGGCGCACTGGCTATGGCCTGACGCACCATCAGCATGCGGTGGGGGCGCGGGCCGGGTTACCACGGGAGCACGCCCCGTGTCCGTGTGCCACCAGGAGCCGCCATGCGACGCCGCACCGCCCGTGTGCTCACCGCGACCGCGCTCACCGCCGCCGCGGTCGCCTGCCAGTCCGCCGGGGCGGCGGGTTTCGCCCCGGGCGACTTCGCCGTGCTGGAGGTGTGGCCGAAGAAGGCGGCGCCGGGTGCCATGGTCACCGCGAACACGACCGCCTGCGGGTCGGGCGGGCATGCGGACGGCGACGCCACCATGGTCGGCGGCGGCCGTTTCAAGCTGGTCCGGGGCACGCACGAGGAGGTCGCCGTCGGGCAGTTCCAGGTCGCCGGCGGCACCCGCCCGGGTACGTACGCCATCGGCGCCACCTGCGCGAACGGCACGTACGCCACCGGAAATCTGGAAGTCACCGAACGCGGCCCGCAGGGCCACGTCCGCACGGGTGTCGGCGGTGGCACGACCACCGCCGCGGACCCCGCCAAGATCACGGCGGGAGCGGCCGTCCTGGCCGCGGCCGCCGTCGGCGGTACCTGGCTCCTGCGTCGCCGGGCGAGCGGCACGCAGGGCTGAGGGGCGCCCGCCGCGGCCCCCGGCCGCGGCCCCGACCCGGTACCGTCCCCCGCCGCCCGGCCCCGCGAGGTCCCCCCGTTCGCGGGGCCGGGCGACGGCCCGTCCCACGCAGTGCACACCGACCGCCGAGGGGGTCGTCCATGGGCACCGGCCAGGCCGGCCGCGGCGGGATCGTCGCGCTCACCGCCTGCATCGGCATCTGGCTCGTCGGCAGCGGCACCGCGGAGCGCATCGGCCCCCCGCTGCCCTCCCCCGCCGAGGCGCTGGCCGGGGGCGGGCAGCCGGGCTACCCCGGCGGGATCGACCCGCTGCCCGGATCCCCGCCCGTCCGCGTACGGATCCCCTCCATCGGCGTGGACGCCCCGCTGACCGGGCTCGGGCTCGGCGCCGACGGCAGCCTCGACGTGCCGCCCCCGGCCCGGCGCGACCTGGCGGGCTGGTACCGCGACGGCGCGACCCCCGGCGCGGTGGGCACGGCCGTGGTCGTCGGCCACGTCGACCACGCCTCCGGCCCGGCGGTCTTCTACCGGCTGGGGGCGCTGCGGCGCGGCGCCGCGATCGAGGTGCGGAGGGCCGACGGGCGCACCGCCGTGTTCACGGTCCACGCGGTCGAGGTGTACGACGCCGACCGCTTCCCGGACACCCGCGTGTACGGGCCGTCGCCCCGCGCCGAGCTGCGGGTGATCACCTGTGGCGGGGACTTCTCGCCGCGCACCGGCTACGAGGGCAACGTGGTCGTCTTCGCGCACCTGACGGGCACGTACTGACGGTGTCGGCGCCCCGGCGCCCGCCTGGCCGGGCGCCGGTCGCGGGGCGCGGGGCGCTGCGGGCGGCGGGCCTCAGCCCCACTGCTCGAAGCCGAGCTTGACCACCAGGGCGCCGACGACGCTCAGGAGCACGCCGCGGACGAAGCCGCTGCCCTTCTTCAGCGCCATGCGGGCGCCGATCATGCTGCCGGCCAGGTTGAACACGGCCATCAGCGCGGCCAGCTGCCAGAGCACCATGCCCTGGTAGGCGAACATCGCGAGCGCGCCCGCGTTCGTGCACACGTTGACGATCTTCGCGGTGGCGGAGGCGGTGACGAGGTCGAGGTGGAGCAGGGCGGTCAGCGCGAGCACGAGGAAGGTGCCGGTGCCGGGACCGATGAGCCCGTCGTAGAAGCCGATGCCCAGCCCGGCCAGGCCGATGGCGAGCAGGACGCGCTGCCGGCTCACCGGGGAGGCCGACGGGGCCGTGCCGAAGGCGGGCCGGAAGGCGACGAACGCGCCGACGACGAGGAGCACCGCCATGATCAGCGGGCGGAGGGCGTCCTTGCTGATCCCGCCGGCCAGGGCGGCGCCGCCTGCGGATCCGGCGACGGCCGCCGTGCCGATCCTGAAGGCGAGCCGCACGTCCACGGGCGCCTTGCGCAGGTACGTCACGGCGGCGCCGGTCGTGCCGACGACGGCGACGGCCTTGTTGGTGCCGAGGACGGTGGCAGGGTGGGCGTGGGGCAGGCCGAGGAGCAGGGCCGGCAGGAGGAGCAGGCCGCCGCCTCCCACCACGGCGTCGATCCAGCCCGCTGCGGCGGCCGCCGCACACAGGACGATGAGCATGGTCGTTGATATGTCAGGCACACGAAGACCCTAGGGACGAGGTCCGTGCAGCACCCAACGATCGTCGGAAACTTGCGCAAAGGTTGAGGTTGGGGGCCTTCCGGCGGCCCGGAGCGGCCTCACGGCGGGTCCGGCGCGGCGCTGAGGCAGGCGTTCCGTTCGGGTAACAAGCGTGATGCCGCGGGGAAACAGCCTCCCCGCACGCTCGTGCCATGACCTCGGAACAGCAGCGCGTGGTGGTGATCGGCGGCGGTCTCGCGGGCCTCAGGCTCGCGGAGCGGCTCGGCGGCTCCCCGGCCGTGCGGGTCGCCGTCCTCGGCGAGGAGCCGCACGTCCCGTACAACCGGGTCCTGCTCGCCGAGGTGCTGGCGGGCCGGTACGCCCCGGAGGTGGCGGCGCTCCCCGAGCCCGGAGCGGTACTGCGGCGCGGGGTGCGGGCGGTGAGGATCGACCGGGCCGACCGGACGGTGCACTGCGACGACGGCAGCACGGAGCCGTACGACACCCTGGTGCTGGCCACCGGCTCCAACCCGGTGCTGCCGCCGCTGCGCGGCCTGTTCGACCCCGGCGGCGCGCCCGCCGCGTCGGCCCCGGGCCGGGAACTCCCCGACGGGGTGCACGCGTTCCGCACCATGGACGACTGCCTCGCCCTGTCGGCGGCGGTGGCAGCCGGGACGGCCGTGCGCGCCGTGGTGATCGGCGGCGGCCTGCTCGGCGTGTCCGCAGCCCGCGCGCTGGCC
Coding sequences within:
- a CDS encoding sulfite exporter TauE/SafE family protein: MPDISTTMLIVLCAAAAAAGWIDAVVGGGGLLLLPALLLGLPHAHPATVLGTNKAVAVVGTTGAAVTYLRKAPVDVRLAFRIGTAAVAGSAGGAALAGGISKDALRPLIMAVLLVVGAFVAFRPAFGTAPSASPVSRQRVLLAIGLAGLGIGFYDGLIGPGTGTFLVLALTALLHLDLVTASATAKIVNVCTNAGALAMFAYQGMVLWQLAALMAVFNLAGSMIGARMALKKGSGFVRGVLLSVVGALVVKLGFEQWG
- the dnaG gene encoding DNA primase, with amino-acid sequence MAGRINDDDVKAVRDAVPIDAVVSDYLQLRNAGGGNLKGLCPFHDEKSPSFQVSPSKGLYHCFGCQAGGDTLDFIMKIDHLSFSEAVERLAAQAGITLRYEEGGYTAGTSGRGERIRLVEAHKAAAQFYIDQLGGPEAEIARRFLAERGFDQAAAEHFSVGYSPAGWDHLTRFLRGRGFTDRELITSGLAQDSRSGKPIDRFRGRLMWPIRDISGEVVGFGARKLRDDDNGPKYLNTPETPIYRKSQVLYGIDLAKKEIAKTSRAVVVEGYTDVMACHLAGVTTAIATCGTAFGGDHVKILRRLLMDNATAEVIFTFDGDEAGQKAALRAFEDDQKFAAETSIAITPGGMDPCDLRLAQGDGAVASLVESRTPLFEFALRHIVSRHNLENPAGRAAALDEAAPVVANIKNIAIQHESAVQLAGMLGIRDEQFVVKRVAQLARWARERGGRPNGDGPGPRPASPRRPYEAVPAPAAPAGGPALNLRSPAHRTERELLKLALQRPELVSPAFDAYGVDEFTAPPYAAVRQAVQDAGGASAGGDGYLARVRDAAPNDTVRALVTELAVEAIHSRTVDEVYAGVQLVQVRLRAVDRRVHEITGTMARMGPHAPPEQLAAVQEELWVLQQYAQRLRNRGAEGL
- a CDS encoding gamma-glutamylcyclotransferase family protein, which gives rise to MPFFVYGTLRPGEANHAVFLRGRTAAEEPARLPGAELYDGPGYPYAVRHPGAHVVGELVTAAPGAYGALLAELDRLEEYHGPGLPRNLYDRVRCDALRPDGTRTAAWVYLAAAPLARRLRKSGTRIPGGDWLSR
- a CDS encoding class F sortase; the encoded protein is MGTGQAGRGGIVALTACIGIWLVGSGTAERIGPPLPSPAEALAGGGQPGYPGGIDPLPGSPPVRVRIPSIGVDAPLTGLGLGADGSLDVPPPARRDLAGWYRDGATPGAVGTAVVVGHVDHASGPAVFYRLGALRRGAAIEVRRADGRTAVFTVHAVEVYDADRFPDTRVYGPSPRAELRVITCGGDFSPRTGYEGNVVVFAHLTGTY
- a CDS encoding NAD(P)/FAD-dependent oxidoreductase translates to MVDAHRTFVIVGAGLAGAKAAEALRSEGFRGRVILIGDERDHPYERPPLSKGYLQGKEERDSVFVHEPSWYARADIELHLGQPAVHLDRAARKVVLGDGTAVHYDKLLLATGAEPRRLDIPGTGLAGVHHLRRLSHAERLRGVLATLGRDNGHLLIAGAGWIGLEVAAAARGYGAEVTVVEPLATPLHAVLGPEIGRLFGDLHAENGVRFHFGARLTEIVGQDGMVLAVRTDDGEEHPAHAVLAAIGAAPRTALAEAAGLALVDREHGGGIAVDASLRTSDPDIHAAGDVAAAHHPLLGTRLRVEHWANALNGGPAAARAMLGQEVSYDRVPYFFSDQYDVGMEYSGYAPVGGYDQVLIRGDAARREFIAFWLSQGRVLAGMNVNVWDVTGHIQALIRSKAVVDREALADPSVPLASLVPGEGA